The proteins below come from a single Fastidiosipila sanguinis genomic window:
- a CDS encoding Gfo/Idh/MocA family protein, with protein sequence MKKINLGIIGLGNRGYGLLYYVLLEMDEFNIVALTDTYSDRIEQAQQLCKSKKNIEPKGYESADDLVQDDNVDAVLIASSWETHIPLAIKAMQNNVAVALEVGGSSDLQTLWDLVDTYEKTKTPLMFMENCCYGRLELMTLNMVQNNVLGEIVYAHGAYAHDLRDEITFGKINRHYRLNNYIKRNSENYPTHEIGPIAKILYINNGNRFLSLSSHASKSVGLNKFLENHDKSKLELPNNIKFNQGDIVNTQILCANGELVSIKLDTTLPRYYSREFFVQGTKGLVNEENMSVFLESDIEPDDHFNWGKNFNNVDKYYEKYDHPIWKEYLNNGVRAGHDGMDYLVFKAFADALIEGREMPIDVYDAATWMAITALSEQSLATGSQVQYFPDFTRGKWIYEQDTKI encoded by the coding sequence GTGAAAAAGATTAACTTAGGAATAATTGGCTTAGGTAATCGTGGATACGGTCTACTCTATTATGTCCTGCTCGAAATGGACGAGTTCAATATTGTTGCTTTAACTGATACCTATTCTGATCGAATTGAGCAAGCTCAACAATTATGTAAATCCAAAAAGAACATTGAACCAAAAGGATATGAAAGTGCAGACGATTTAGTGCAAGATGATAATGTCGATGCCGTTTTAATCGCTTCATCATGGGAGACACATATTCCTTTGGCTATCAAGGCCATGCAGAACAATGTGGCAGTAGCACTAGAAGTAGGAGGATCTTCAGATCTACAAACTCTTTGGGATTTAGTTGATACCTATGAAAAAACCAAGACACCTTTAATGTTTATGGAGAATTGCTGTTATGGTCGATTGGAATTAATGACCCTTAATATGGTGCAGAATAATGTTTTAGGTGAAATTGTTTATGCACACGGAGCTTATGCTCATGACCTCCGTGATGAAATTACCTTTGGAAAAATTAATCGTCATTATAGATTAAATAACTACATTAAAAGGAATTCTGAAAACTATCCAACACATGAAATAGGGCCAATTGCTAAAATCTTGTATATCAATAACGGTAATAGATTTTTGAGCTTAAGCTCTCATGCATCTAAGTCTGTAGGTCTCAATAAATTCCTCGAAAATCATGATAAATCAAAACTTGAATTACCTAACAATATTAAATTCAATCAAGGTGATATTGTTAACACTCAAATTTTATGTGCCAATGGTGAACTAGTTAGCATAAAACTAGACACTACTTTACCAAGATATTATTCTAGAGAATTTTTCGTACAAGGTACTAAGGGTCTTGTAAACGAAGAGAATATGTCTGTCTTTTTAGAATCTGACATTGAGCCTGATGATCACTTTAATTGGGGCAAAAACTTCAATAATGTAGATAAATACTATGAAAAGTATGACCATCCAATCTGGAAGGAATACTTAAACAATGGAGTTCGTGCGGGTCATGATGGCATGGATTATTTAGTATTCAAAGCATTTGCAGATGCTCTTATTGAAGGCAGAGAGATGCCTATAGATGTATATGATGCGGCGACTTGGATGGCAATTACTGCACTTAGTGAGCAATCTCTAGCTACAGGATCTCAAGTTCAATACTTCCCTGATTTCACACGTGGTAAATGGATTTATGAACAAGACACTAAAATTTAA
- the nth gene encoding endonuclease III: protein MSKAKNKILAANEVQHIVSAMIKLYPQIESELNFNNNFELVCAVVLSAQTTDVAVNKVTPELFSKYPDAESMAAAELEDISRLISSIGLYKNKAKYLKSLSQDLLDKYNSEVPATREELESLAGVGRKTANVVLSNGFDIPAFAVDTHVNRVCKKFNFVPEEASVLEVEEVMCSKLPASIWRRAHHSILLFGRYQCVARKHDHDKCIERIEEVLGE, encoded by the coding sequence ATGAGTAAGGCAAAAAATAAGATATTAGCTGCAAATGAAGTTCAACATATAGTTTCAGCGATGATAAAGTTATATCCACAAATAGAATCTGAACTAAATTTTAATAATAATTTTGAACTAGTTTGCGCAGTAGTTTTGAGTGCTCAGACTACAGATGTTGCAGTAAATAAAGTTACTCCTGAATTGTTTTCGAAATATCCTGACGCTGAATCAATGGCGGCGGCAGAGCTTGAAGATATATCTAGACTAATTAGCTCAATTGGTCTATATAAAAATAAAGCTAAATACCTAAAAAGTTTGTCACAAGATTTGTTGGATAAATATAATTCTGAAGTTCCAGCAACAAGAGAAGAACTTGAAAGTTTAGCTGGAGTTGGCAGAAAAACAGCCAATGTTGTTTTGAGCAATGGTTTTGATATACCTGCATTTGCAGTAGATACCCACGTTAATAGGGTGTGTAAAAAATTTAATTTCGTGCCAGAAGAAGCATCAGTTTTAGAGGTAGAAGAAGTTATGTGCTCTAAATTACCGGCTTCTATTTGGAGACGAGCCCACCATTCAATTCTCCTCTTCGGTAGATATCAATGCGTCGCCAGAAAACATGACCATGATAAATGTATAGAGCGTATAGAAGAAGTTTTAGGGGAGTAG
- a CDS encoding nucleotidyltransferase family protein, which translates to MKKPILVILAAGMGSRYGGLKQVDPIGPSGEAIIDYSIFDAKRAGFETVVFIIKEAIADEFKSRIGDKIAEHMEVRYAYQELDKIPEGFSVPEGREKPWGTGHALICAKDVIDAPFVVINADDFYGRTAYEEIYNYLTSEDAYIDGKLNLSMVGFKLENTVSENGYVSRGVCKTTEDGYLDSIVEYTHIQSFPDGIKYSFDSGETWDDIAASTIVSMNIWGFQEESLVEFEESFKNFLSNSIDNNPQKAELYIPTTIEELIKADKAKVKVLESANKWFGVTYKEDKPDVVASVNALIEAGEYPDNLWN; encoded by the coding sequence ATGAAAAAACCAATTTTAGTTATTTTGGCAGCAGGTATGGGTAGCCGCTATGGTGGTCTAAAGCAAGTAGATCCAATAGGACCATCTGGTGAAGCTATTATAGATTATTCAATTTTTGATGCTAAACGTGCTGGTTTCGAAACAGTAGTGTTTATTATCAAAGAAGCTATTGCTGATGAGTTCAAGTCTAGAATCGGCGATAAAATTGCTGAACACATGGAAGTTCGTTACGCATATCAAGAGTTAGATAAAATTCCAGAGGGATTTTCTGTTCCTGAAGGTCGTGAAAAACCTTGGGGTACTGGTCACGCATTGATTTGTGCTAAAGATGTAATTGATGCACCATTTGTAGTTATTAACGCAGATGACTTCTATGGAAGAACTGCATATGAAGAAATTTACAACTACTTGACTAGTGAAGATGCATATATAGACGGCAAGTTAAACTTGTCAATGGTAGGATTCAAACTTGAAAATACAGTCTCAGAGAATGGATATGTTTCAAGAGGTGTCTGTAAGACTACAGAAGACGGCTACTTGGATTCAATAGTTGAATATACTCATATTCAATCATTCCCTGACGGAATCAAATATAGCTTCGATTCAGGTGAAACTTGGGATGACATTGCTGCAAGCACTATAGTTTCAATGAACATCTGGGGTTTCCAAGAAGAGAGCTTGGTTGAGTTCGAAGAATCATTCAAGAACTTCCTCAGCAACAGCATTGATAATAATCCACAAAAAGCGGAACTCTATATCCCTACAACTATTGAGGAATTAATTAAAGCTGATAAGGCTAAAGTAAAAGTATTAGAATCTGCTAACAAGTGGTTCGGTGTTACCTATAAAGAAGATAAACCAGACGTTGTTGCATCTGTAAATGCTTTAATTGAAGCTGGTGAATATCCTGATAATCTTTGGAATTAG
- a CDS encoding phosphotransferase enzyme family protein, translating to MTLRKIALSKEVISNAFPIDSDSIIAVKPNTIGLVNSTFHIILHEDDKNIDKYILQRINTYAFKNPDQLMENIVNVTNFIGKKAISEGKDPNRDTMKVLSTRNGENYYTAEDGSCWRIYSTIENTYCLSQVENPQQFYESARAFGNFQYLLSDFDASTLHETIEKFHDTRVRYENFEKALAADEHDRAKDVSDEISFVKAHKEDCSYLMDRQEAGILPLRVTHNDTKLNNVLFDSKTDEAITVIDLDTVMPGLSVNDFGDSIRFGANTASEDEKDLNKVNLDLVLFESYTKGFIETCGEILTDAEIDDLYWGAKMMTLECGIRFLTDYLDGDKYFSLDYPEQNLDRARTQFKLVREIENNEEAIRAIIDKYRPKNN from the coding sequence ATGACATTGAGAAAGATTGCATTAAGTAAAGAAGTTATTTCTAATGCTTTTCCCATAGATAGTGACAGTATTATTGCAGTAAAGCCTAACACTATAGGTCTTGTAAATAGTACCTTTCACATAATTCTTCATGAAGATGACAAAAACATTGATAAGTATATTTTACAAAGAATAAATACTTATGCTTTTAAAAATCCAGATCAATTAATGGAAAATATTGTTAATGTAACAAACTTTATAGGCAAAAAGGCTATATCTGAAGGCAAAGACCCAAACCGTGATACTATGAAGGTTTTAAGCACCAGAAATGGAGAAAACTACTATACTGCTGAAGATGGTTCTTGCTGGAGAATTTATTCTACTATTGAAAATACATACTGTTTAAGCCAAGTAGAAAATCCTCAACAATTTTATGAGAGTGCTAGAGCATTTGGTAATTTCCAATATTTACTAAGTGACTTTGACGCTTCCACACTACATGAGACAATTGAAAAATTCCATGATACCAGAGTAAGATATGAAAACTTCGAAAAAGCTCTTGCTGCTGATGAGCATGATCGTGCAAAAGACGTTAGCGATGAAATCAGCTTCGTCAAAGCTCATAAGGAAGATTGTTCTTACCTAATGGATAGACAGGAAGCTGGTATATTACCTCTTCGTGTAACACATAACGATACTAAGTTGAATAATGTTCTATTCGATTCCAAAACTGACGAAGCAATAACTGTTATTGATCTTGATACAGTTATGCCTGGTTTATCAGTAAATGATTTTGGTGATTCAATTCGTTTCGGAGCTAATACTGCTAGTGAAGATGAAAAAGATTTGAATAAAGTTAATTTAGATCTTGTTCTTTTCGAATCTTATACAAAGGGTTTCATTGAAACTTGTGGAGAAATCCTAACTGATGCTGAAATTGATGACCTCTACTGGGGTGCCAAAATGATGACCTTAGAATGTGGTATTCGCTTCTTGACAGACTACCTTGATGGCGACAAATACTTCTCACTCGACTACCCAGAGCAAAACTTAGATAGGGCTCGTACACAGTTTAAATTAGTCAGAGAAATTGAAAACAACGAAGAAGCTATTCGAGCTATTATTGATAAGTATCGCCCAAAGAATAACTAA
- a CDS encoding YitT family protein, with protein sequence MNNLHKFDIKTEVLNFIYLVVGTFLSALAINVFFVPNNLSMGGVSGVATSLVLISNNVIPFGLFSLMINIPILLLGWKEFGFKMVYRSLIGTLVFSFGIDLANIFMDKWFAVWISALEQKPDIIIFSIFAGVTFGIGLGLILRGGYNTGGVDILALIAVTKTDKITIGQFIFFTDFMVIIFSTVVNYIYGVGDIYFALLLALYSFVALFITSKLTDFVILGTDSSKACHIISSHSDEISQAILTEMDRGVTGIMAKGMYTNNDKLMLYVVLNSREIPDLKRIVEEIDPEAFIIINEVKDVSGEGFTIEKKQMS encoded by the coding sequence GTGAATAATTTGCATAAATTTGATATAAAAACAGAAGTTTTAAATTTTATTTATTTAGTAGTAGGAACATTTTTGTCAGCCCTAGCTATAAATGTGTTTTTTGTTCCTAATAATTTGTCAATGGGTGGAGTATCCGGTGTAGCTACTTCATTGGTCTTAATAAGTAATAATGTTATTCCTTTTGGTTTGTTCTCATTGATGATTAATATACCAATTCTTCTATTAGGGTGGAAGGAGTTTGGCTTTAAAATGGTATATAGAAGTTTAATTGGGACTCTAGTATTTTCTTTTGGAATTGACTTAGCTAATATTTTTATGGATAAATGGTTCGCTGTCTGGATATCTGCATTAGAACAAAAACCCGACATAATTATCTTTTCAATATTTGCAGGTGTAACTTTTGGTATTGGTCTTGGTCTTATTTTGAGAGGTGGTTATAACACTGGGGGAGTTGATATCTTAGCATTAATCGCCGTAACTAAGACAGATAAAATAACAATTGGTCAATTTATATTCTTTACTGATTTTATGGTTATTATATTTAGTACAGTAGTAAATTATATATATGGGGTAGGTGATATTTATTTTGCTTTACTCTTAGCGCTATACAGTTTTGTAGCTTTATTTATTACTAGTAAACTTACTGACTTTGTTATTCTTGGAACTGACTCATCCAAAGCTTGCCATATTATAAGTTCACATTCAGATGAAATTAGTCAGGCAATTTTGACAGAAATGGATAGAGGTGTGACTGGTATCATGGCAAAAGGAATGTATACCAATAATGATAAATTAATGCTCTATGTAGTTTTGAATAGTCGTGAGATTCCAGATCTTAAAAGGATTGTTGAGGAAATTGATCCAGAAGCTTTTATAATTATCAACGAGGTTAAAGATGTTTCCGGTGAAGGTTTTACAATAGAGAAGAAACAGATGAGCTAA